The Blautia hydrogenotrophica DSM 10507 genome window below encodes:
- the hisZ gene encoding ATP phosphoribosyltransferase regulatory subunit codes for MERIFHTPEGVRDICQEECRQKLLIQKKIRRIFHLYGFQDIETPTFEFFEVFSREVGTTPSKELYKFFDREGNTLVLRPDFTPSIARCAVSCFPLNMEPVRLCYAGNTFVNNSSFQGRMKEATQMGAERIGDSSSDADAEMLAMVVNCLLETGLRDFQISVGEVNFFKALLEDAKKDDEMERKLRELISNKNNFGVEELIRGQNLPKELENAFFQLPYLFGDAEILKKAKKLTSNQRAIRAIHRLEEIYEILKCYGYENYVTFDLGMLSKYRYYTGIIFQAYTYGTGEPIVKGGRYDNLLEHFGKAAAASGFGISIDQLMLALSRQNIPVTVPEEEEIILSYTIENRRDAIVQAVNLRREGKRVILKKLGEEGI; via the coding sequence ATGGAAAGAATTTTTCACACACCAGAGGGAGTCAGGGATATCTGCCAGGAAGAATGTCGGCAGAAACTGTTGATACAGAAAAAAATACGCAGAATTTTTCATCTCTATGGCTTTCAGGATATAGAGACGCCGACCTTTGAGTTTTTTGAGGTATTCAGCCGCGAAGTAGGTACCACTCCGTCGAAGGAGCTGTACAAGTTTTTTGACAGAGAAGGAAATACTTTAGTCTTAAGACCGGATTTTACACCGTCGATTGCGCGCTGCGCAGTCTCTTGTTTTCCACTCAATATGGAACCTGTCCGCCTTTGCTATGCGGGTAACACTTTTGTGAATAACTCCAGTTTTCAGGGACGGATGAAGGAAGCGACACAGATGGGTGCTGAGAGAATCGGTGATTCCAGCTCAGACGCCGATGCGGAGATGTTGGCAATGGTAGTGAACTGTCTGTTAGAGACGGGATTGCGTGATTTTCAAATCAGTGTCGGGGAAGTCAACTTCTTCAAGGCATTGTTGGAGGATGCAAAAAAAGACGATGAGATGGAACGAAAACTGCGGGAGCTGATTTCCAATAAAAACAATTTTGGTGTGGAAGAACTGATTCGGGGACAGAATCTTCCCAAAGAGTTGGAAAACGCATTCTTCCAGTTGCCCTATTTGTTCGGAGACGCCGAAATATTAAAAAAAGCCAAAAAACTTACTTCCAATCAAAGGGCAATTCGGGCGATTCACCGTTTGGAGGAGATCTATGAGATCTTGAAGTGTTATGGCTATGAAAACTATGTGACCTTCGACCTGGGAATGCTGAGTAAATACAGGTACTATACAGGAATCATTTTCCAAGCTTACACTTACGGTACTGGGGAACCCATCGTAAAAGGCGGACGTTACGACAACCTCTTAGAACACTTTGGAAAGGCTGCCGCCGCCAGCGGTTTTGGTATCTCCATCGACCAGCTTATGCTGGCTTTGAGTCGTCAAAACATACCTGTTACCGTCCCGGAGGAAGAAGAAATTATCTTAAGCTATACTATAGAAAACCGGAGAGACGCGATTGTCCAGGCGGTGAATCTGCGCAGGGAAGGAAAGCGCGTGATTCTCAAAAAGCTTGGTGAGGAGGGTATATGA
- a CDS encoding Holliday junction resolvase RecU → MGTWNTRGLRGSTLEELVNRTNEQYARKKLALIQKIPTPITPVRIDKEQRHITLAYFEQRSTVDYIGAVQGIPVCFDAKECRASTFPLANIHPHQVQFMDGFEQQGGISFLLIFFSADNQFYYLRHKRLKEFWERMEGGGRKSFTRQELEEEFYLAPKEGLFIPYLDGLQRDLKLRD, encoded by the coding sequence ATGGGAACTTGGAATACCCGGGGGCTTAGGGGGTCCACATTGGAGGAACTGGTGAATCGTACCAATGAGCAGTATGCCCGTAAGAAACTAGCATTGATTCAGAAGATTCCGACTCCGATTACCCCAGTGCGGATTGACAAAGAACAGCGCCATATCACTTTAGCTTATTTTGAACAGCGCAGCACTGTGGACTATATCGGAGCGGTTCAAGGTATCCCTGTCTGTTTTGACGCAAAAGAGTGTAGGGCGTCCACGTTCCCTCTGGCCAACATCCATCCCCACCAGGTGCAGTTTATGGACGGGTTTGAGCAGCAGGGAGGCATTTCCTTCCTGCTGATTTTTTTCAGCGCGGACAACCAATTTTATTATCTGAGGCACAAAAGGTTGAAGGAGTTCTGGGAAAGGATGGAAGGCGGAGGCAGAAAGAGTTTTACTAGGCAGGAGCTGGAAGAAGAGTTCTATCTAGCCCCAAAAGAGGGACTTTTCATTCCTTATTTAGATGGTCTGCAAAGGGACCTAAAATTGCGGGATTGA
- a CDS encoding GTP pyrophosphokinase, protein MEIQLWRSILSSYELAVQELIIKFEHLIKEYRTNDRYSPIEEVTGRVKSISSLLEKMQRKNIPMFRMEEEIEDIAGIRIICQFEEDIAEVARMIAARKDMEIKSEKNYLTHMKESGYRSYHLIIYYTVETIYGPKRLQVEIQIRTLAMNFWATIEHSLQYKYKGNMPPHVTERLSKAADAIIALDQEMSSVRNEIMDAQNSSQMQSNLVSDILSNIENLYKLTNKREVAKIQDEFLRVYETKDLQQLERFHRQLDIIAESYRAQAVSTSIK, encoded by the coding sequence ATGGAAATACAATTATGGCGCAGTATATTGAGCTCCTATGAGCTGGCAGTTCAAGAGCTGATTATAAAATTTGAACACTTAATCAAAGAATATCGGACCAATGACCGTTATTCTCCTATTGAAGAAGTCACGGGAAGAGTTAAAAGTATCTCTAGCCTATTAGAGAAGATGCAGAGAAAAAATATTCCCATGTTCAGAATGGAAGAGGAAATCGAAGATATTGCAGGTATCCGAATTATTTGCCAATTCGAGGAGGATATCGCTGAGGTTGCCCGGATGATTGCTGCCCGCAAGGACATGGAGATCAAAAGTGAAAAAAATTATCTGACTCATATGAAGGAGAGCGGCTACCGTAGTTACCATTTGATTATTTATTATACTGTAGAGACGATTTATGGACCGAAACGTCTTCAGGTGGAAATTCAGATTCGGACACTAGCCATGAACTTTTGGGCTACCATTGAGCACTCTCTTCAGTATAAGTACAAAGGAAATATGCCTCCCCATGTGACAGAAAGGCTGAGCAAAGCAGCCGATGCGATTATCGCGCTAGACCAGGAGATGTCCTCTGTGCGCAACGAAATCATGGACGCGCAGAATTCTTCTCAGATGCAGTCGAACCTGGTTTCCGATATTCTGAGCAATATTGAGAATCTCTATAAGCTGACAAACAAACGAGAAGTAGCAAAAATTCAGGATGAGTTTTTGAGGGTCTATGAGACGAAGGATTTGCAGCAGCTAGAGCGTTTTCATCGACAGTTGGATATTATCGCCGAGAGTTATCGTGCTCAGGCTGTGTCCACATCCATAAAATGA
- the hisIE gene encoding bifunctional phosphoribosyl-AMP cyclohydrolase/phosphoribosyl-ATP diphosphatase HisIE: MKEKLFIPCLYLLKKKAVVGWGQKNLFGSGDVLELSRFYSDHGADELLIFDFSSTDEEHEEAIGAIKEVCSVSETPVLAAGHINRMEDVKKLLYAGCAKVVLNFSKESNISMLEEVSKRFGKEKLLVSISSLEEFLPHQEAIETYCAGVLALDNLEDSIARVSSVPILLHTDERDAQKVISVLKKENVWGVSGSLASNLETGLIPLKKRCKEQGLPVNTCESRISWAKFKLNSDGLVPVIVQDYKTDEVLMLAYMNEEAFQMTLQTGKMTYWSRSRKELWIKGLTSGHFQYVKSLTLDCDNDTILAKVAQVGAACHTGNHTCFFQELMKKEYDDTNPLRVFQNVYDVIVDRKNHPKEGSYTNYLFDKGIDKILKKVGEECTEIVIAAKNPDKEEIKYEISDFLYHAMVLMVEKGVTWEDITEELAKR, translated from the coding sequence ATGAAAGAAAAACTATTCATTCCCTGTCTGTATCTGCTGAAAAAAAAGGCAGTGGTAGGATGGGGACAGAAAAATCTTTTTGGTAGCGGAGACGTGTTGGAACTCTCACGTTTTTACAGCGACCACGGAGCAGACGAGCTTCTGATTTTCGACTTCTCCTCCACCGATGAGGAACATGAGGAGGCTATAGGTGCGATCAAGGAAGTCTGCAGTGTCAGCGAGACGCCGGTTCTCGCAGCCGGACATATCAACCGTATGGAGGATGTGAAGAAGCTACTCTACGCCGGCTGTGCCAAAGTAGTCTTGAACTTCTCTAAGGAGAGTAACATTTCCATGCTGGAAGAGGTGTCTAAGAGGTTTGGGAAAGAAAAACTTTTAGTGAGTATTTCTTCCCTGGAAGAATTTCTTCCACACCAAGAAGCCATCGAAACCTATTGTGCGGGAGTGCTTGCGCTGGATAATCTGGAAGACTCCATCGCCAGGGTATCTAGTGTTCCTATTTTGCTTCACACAGACGAAAGGGATGCACAGAAAGTTATCTCTGTCTTGAAAAAGGAAAATGTCTGGGGCGTCAGCGGTAGCCTTGCCAGCAATCTGGAGACAGGGCTCATCCCCTTGAAAAAACGCTGTAAAGAACAAGGACTCCCAGTGAATACCTGTGAGAGCAGGATTTCTTGGGCTAAGTTTAAGTTGAACAGCGATGGCTTAGTTCCGGTTATTGTGCAGGATTACAAAACGGATGAGGTGCTGATGCTGGCCTATATGAACGAGGAAGCCTTTCAAATGACCTTGCAGACTGGAAAGATGACTTATTGGAGCCGTAGCCGAAAAGAGCTATGGATAAAAGGGCTGACTTCGGGACACTTTCAGTATGTAAAATCTCTGACTTTAGACTGTGACAATGACACCATTCTGGCAAAAGTCGCCCAGGTAGGAGCTGCTTGCCACACGGGAAATCACACCTGTTTTTTCCAGGAGTTGATGAAAAAAGAGTACGACGATACCAATCCTCTGAGAGTATTCCAGAATGTCTACGATGTGATTGTTGACCGAAAGAACCATCCGAAAGAGGGGTCCTATACCAATTATCTCTTTGATAAGGGGATCGATAAAATTCTCAAAAAAGTGGGAGAGGAATGCACTGAGATTGTAATCGCGGCAAAGAATCCTGACAAGGAAGAAATAAAATATGAGATCTCAGATTTTCTGTACCATGCGATGGTATTGATGGTAGAAAAAGGTGTGACCTGGGAAGATATCACCGAGGAATTGGCCAAAAGATAG
- the lepB gene encoding signal peptidase I yields MKIWQEIWEYIKMIIVVVLVVLVINNVILINAKIPSESMEKTIMTGDRIFGFRLSYGINLKIGSFEYSQKFRDPERFDVVIFRYPDDESQLFIKRVIGLPGEKVEIKDGEVYIDGSLTPLDDSFIPEAAVGDFGPYEVPEDSYFMLGDNRNWSKDSRYWKNTYVTFDEIVGKAIIRYYPSIKLIE; encoded by the coding sequence ATGAAAATATGGCAGGAAATATGGGAATACATCAAGATGATCATAGTCGTTGTCCTGGTGGTGTTGGTGATTAACAACGTGATTTTAATCAATGCTAAGATTCCGTCTGAGTCTATGGAAAAGACAATCATGACTGGCGACAGAATCTTTGGATTTCGGCTTTCCTATGGAATCAATTTGAAAATCGGAAGCTTTGAATACAGCCAGAAGTTTAGAGATCCTGAGCGTTTCGATGTGGTGATTTTTCGGTATCCAGATGATGAATCCCAGCTTTTTATCAAAAGGGTGATCGGTCTGCCGGGAGAGAAAGTGGAGATTAAGGATGGAGAGGTATACATTGATGGTTCTTTGACACCGTTAGATGATAGCTTTATTCCAGAAGCTGCGGTGGGGGATTTCGGTCCTTATGAAGTCCCAGAGGACTCGTATTTTATGCTGGGAGACAATAGAAACTGGTCGAAAGACTCTAGATACTGGAAGAATACTTACGTGACTTTCGATGAGATTGTGGGAAAGGCCATCATCCGCTACTATCCATCCATCAAACTGATTGAATAG
- a CDS encoding RluA family pseudouridine synthase, which produces MQQMDIKENDAGQRLDKYLSKLLFKAPKSFLYKMLRKKNITLNKKKASGNEKLKPGDQVQLFFSQETFEKFSRDDFYPTDDLQLEILYEDSQVMILNKPAGILSQKSRPEDVSLVEYMLSYLLESGQFTQTDFRTFRPGICNRLDRNTTGIVAAGKTLASLQSLSQMFHDRTLEKYYLCLVKGKIIKKNFIKGYLHKDTKCNKVIVSSVPIKGAQPIETSYEPLTSNAKLTLLRVHLITGRTHQIRSHLASIGHPILGDPKYGDASWNQDYFRRYKLQHQVLHAVQLNFPVMEGTLEHLSGRHFFAPLPAQFTEILRQEVGVQELFLESETAAAGAFKGEYRR; this is translated from the coding sequence ATGCAGCAGATGGATATCAAAGAAAACGACGCGGGGCAGCGCCTGGACAAGTATCTGTCCAAGCTTCTGTTTAAGGCTCCCAAGAGTTTTCTCTATAAAATGCTTCGAAAAAAAAATATTACGTTGAACAAGAAGAAGGCATCCGGAAATGAGAAATTGAAACCGGGAGATCAGGTGCAGCTTTTCTTCAGTCAGGAGACTTTTGAAAAATTTTCCAGGGATGATTTTTATCCCACAGACGACCTTCAGCTAGAGATTCTCTACGAAGACAGCCAAGTCATGATTTTAAATAAGCCAGCAGGCATACTCTCTCAAAAAAGCCGGCCGGAGGATGTCTCCTTGGTGGAATATATGCTCAGCTATCTGCTCGAGAGCGGTCAGTTTACTCAGACGGACTTTCGAACTTTCCGGCCGGGAATCTGTAATCGCCTGGACCGGAACACCACCGGAATCGTAGCTGCCGGAAAAACCTTAGCTTCCCTGCAGTCTCTGTCCCAGATGTTTCACGACAGAACCTTGGAGAAGTATTATCTCTGTCTCGTCAAAGGAAAAATAATTAAGAAAAATTTTATCAAGGGATATTTGCATAAAGATACGAAATGTAATAAAGTAATAGTTAGCAGCGTTCCCATCAAGGGTGCTCAGCCGATAGAGACTTCCTATGAGCCATTGACCTCTAATGCAAAGTTGACGCTACTGAGGGTACATCTGATTACAGGGCGGACGCACCAGATTCGCAGCCATCTAGCGAGTATTGGACATCCAATTCTCGGAGACCCGAAATACGGGGATGCTTCCTGGAATCAGGACTATTTCAGAAGATACAAATTGCAGCATCAGGTGCTCCATGCGGTTCAGCTGAATTTTCCCGTTATGGAAGGGACTTTGGAACATCTTTCAGGGCGACATTTTTTTGCTCCGCTGCCAGCACAGTTTACTGAGATTCTCAGGCAGGAGGTCGGCGTACAGGAATTGTTTTTGGAAAGCGAGACGGCAGCCGCGGGAGCGTTTAAAGGAGAGTATAGACGATGA
- a CDS encoding YgiQ family radical SAM protein has protein sequence MSKFLPMSRQEMEERKIEQMDFVYVTGDAYVDHPSFGAAIICRLLESRGYQVGVIAQPDWKDPDSIRIFGEPRLAFLVSAGNMDSMVNHYTVAKKRRRQDAYSPGGKMGLRPDRAVIVYGNLIRRSYKHTPIILGGIEASLRRLAHYDYWENKLRRSVLLDSGADLISYGMGEHSVVEIAEALEAGIPVKDLTYLPGTVFRTDSLESLENPCVLPSYSEMQKEPLAYARSFAVQYRNTDPFHGRILAEDYGTQGYVVQNPPSLPLTQLEMDDVYGLPYQRTWHPRYDKEGGIPAFSEIKFSLTSNRGCFGGCNFCALTFHQGRILQTRSHESLIEEAATFTRDPDFKGYIHDVGGPTANFRQPSCEKQLKKGVCPQRQCLFPKPCPNLKADHRDYVQLLRKLRVVPGVKKVFIRSGIRFDYVLADKDKTFLSELVRHHISGQLRVAPEHVSDIVLSYMGKPCHQVYEKFLLEYSRENEKTGKKQYAVPYFMSSHPGCTMREAVKLAEYIRDLGFMPEQVQDFYPTPSTLSTCMYYTGVHPLTMEKVYVPKAPHEKAIQRALIQFRNPANAELVREGLKMAGREDLIGYGPKCLIRPKKEEKRAASKATAGAEKPKKTGKRKTIRNIHKKKKA, from the coding sequence ATGAGTAAATTTTTGCCGATGAGCCGGCAGGAAATGGAAGAACGCAAGATTGAGCAGATGGATTTTGTCTATGTGACGGGAGATGCCTACGTGGATCACCCGTCTTTTGGCGCTGCTATCATCTGTCGTCTGTTGGAGAGCAGAGGATATCAGGTGGGAGTGATTGCACAGCCTGACTGGAAAGATCCTGACAGCATTCGTATTTTCGGAGAACCACGCCTGGCTTTTCTGGTCAGTGCTGGAAATATGGATTCCATGGTTAATCACTATACCGTCGCAAAAAAACGCCGCCGTCAGGATGCCTATTCTCCGGGTGGAAAAATGGGACTTCGGCCAGACCGGGCGGTGATCGTGTATGGAAATCTAATTCGTCGAAGCTATAAACATACCCCGATCATTCTGGGGGGCATTGAAGCCAGTTTGAGAAGACTGGCTCATTATGATTATTGGGAGAATAAGCTTCGCAGGTCTGTCCTTCTGGATTCAGGGGCCGATCTGATTTCTTACGGGATGGGAGAACACTCTGTAGTGGAAATCGCAGAGGCTTTGGAAGCAGGAATCCCTGTGAAAGATCTCACCTATCTCCCTGGTACCGTTTTTCGCACGGATTCTTTGGAGAGTTTAGAAAATCCATGTGTCCTGCCTTCTTATAGCGAAATGCAAAAAGAACCGCTGGCTTATGCCAGGAGTTTTGCGGTTCAGTACCGCAACACAGACCCGTTTCACGGCAGGATACTGGCGGAAGACTATGGGACACAGGGATATGTGGTTCAGAATCCTCCGTCTCTTCCATTGACACAATTGGAGATGGATGATGTCTATGGACTGCCTTACCAAAGGACGTGGCACCCTCGCTATGACAAAGAAGGCGGAATCCCCGCGTTTTCGGAGATTAAATTCAGCCTCACCAGCAACCGGGGCTGTTTTGGCGGATGCAATTTTTGTGCGCTTACGTTTCATCAGGGGAGAATTTTACAGACTAGAAGCCATGAGTCTCTGATCGAGGAAGCAGCCACATTTACAAGAGATCCTGATTTTAAAGGGTACATACATGACGTGGGAGGGCCGACTGCAAACTTTCGTCAGCCATCCTGTGAAAAACAGCTCAAAAAGGGAGTCTGTCCCCAAAGACAGTGCCTGTTTCCAAAGCCGTGTCCGAACCTGAAAGCAGACCACCGCGACTACGTCCAGCTACTGAGAAAGCTGAGGGTTGTTCCTGGCGTAAAGAAAGTCTTTATCCGTTCCGGCATCCGCTTTGACTATGTTTTGGCAGACAAAGACAAGACCTTTTTGTCCGAGCTGGTCAGGCATCACATCAGCGGCCAGCTTCGAGTCGCCCCGGAGCATGTGTCAGATATCGTGCTCTCGTACATGGGAAAACCCTGCCATCAGGTATATGAAAAATTTCTTTTGGAATACAGCCGGGAGAATGAAAAGACGGGAAAAAAGCAGTATGCGGTTCCGTACTTTATGTCTTCCCATCCGGGCTGTACGATGAGGGAGGCGGTAAAGCTGGCGGAGTATATCCGGGATTTAGGTTTCATGCCGGAACAGGTACAGGATTTCTATCCGACTCCGTCTACCTTGTCTACTTGTATGTATTACACAGGAGTTCATCCTCTGACGATGGAAAAGGTCTATGTGCCAAAAGCTCCCCACGAGAAAGCAATTCAGCGGGCGTTGATTCAGTTTCGCAATCCTGCCAATGCAGAGTTGGTGCGCGAAGGGTTAAAAATGGCGGGACGGGAAGACTTGATCGGCTATGGGCCCAAGTGTCTGATACGCCCTAAAAAAGAAGAAAAACGCGCCGCTTCAAAGGCGACGGCAGGAGCAGAAAAGCCGAAGAAGACGGGCAAGAGAAAAACGATTCGAAATATTCACAAGAAGAAAAAAGCCTAG
- a CDS encoding HAD family hydrolase has protein sequence MLKGKKAVLFDLDGTLVDSMWVWSEVDIRYLGEMGLSVPADLQEEIEGMGFTEVAEYFKKRFQISQDIEQIKETWNILAMDAYQNQVKLKPGIRSFLTYLKSQNIRTAVASSNSRELIEAVLKSHRIDRYFDCIVTSCEVQRGKPAPDVYLEAAGRLGVKPENCLVFEDIVAGIQSGKAAGMTTCAVEDAYSLAQREEKRRRADYYIESYDEVIKEALKEC, from the coding sequence ATGTTAAAAGGAAAAAAAGCAGTTCTCTTTGATTTGGATGGAACCTTGGTGGATTCCATGTGGGTCTGGTCAGAAGTGGATATTCGATACTTGGGAGAAATGGGCCTTTCCGTACCGGCAGATCTCCAAGAAGAAATTGAAGGTATGGGGTTCACAGAAGTAGCAGAATATTTTAAAAAGCGCTTCCAGATTTCACAGGATATTGAGCAGATCAAAGAAACTTGGAATATTCTAGCGATGGATGCCTACCAAAACCAGGTTAAGCTAAAACCGGGAATCCGCTCGTTTCTGACGTACCTGAAATCTCAAAATATACGTACAGCAGTGGCATCCAGCAACAGCCGGGAATTGATTGAGGCAGTCTTAAAAAGTCATAGAATTGACCGGTATTTTGACTGTATTGTGACCTCCTGTGAGGTACAAAGAGGAAAGCCTGCCCCGGATGTCTATCTGGAAGCTGCGGGGCGATTAGGGGTGAAACCTGAAAATTGCCTTGTGTTCGAGGATATCGTAGCAGGAATCCAGTCGGGAAAAGCTGCCGGAATGACTACCTGCGCGGTGGAGGACGCTTATAGTTTGGCCCAAAGAGAGGAAAAGCGCAGGAGAGCGGATTACTACATAGAGTCTTATGACGAAGTTATAAAAGAAGCGTTAAAGGAGTGCTGA
- the hisB gene encoding imidazoleglycerol-phosphate dehydratase HisB: protein MTREASTQRNTRETQIKLKFRVDGSGQTDIETGIGFFDHMLDGFARHGLFDLYIRVTGDLHVDDHHTVEDTGIVLGNAIRQAVGDKKGIRRYGSCILPMDESLVLCAVDLSGRPYLSFDGEFTKDRLGELDTEMIREFFYAVSYACGMNLHIKVLTPGNNHHMAEAMFKSFAKALDAATVKDERITDVLSTKGSLE, encoded by the coding sequence ATGACCAGAGAGGCTTCCACTCAGAGAAATACCAGGGAAACTCAGATTAAACTAAAATTTCGTGTGGACGGTTCCGGTCAGACGGATATCGAAACCGGCATCGGATTTTTTGATCACATGTTAGATGGTTTTGCTCGTCATGGGCTCTTTGACTTATATATCCGAGTGACCGGTGATCTCCATGTGGACGATCACCACACCGTGGAGGACACTGGGATTGTTCTAGGAAATGCTATTCGGCAGGCTGTGGGAGACAAGAAAGGTATCCGTCGTTATGGAAGCTGCATTCTTCCCATGGATGAGTCCCTAGTCCTGTGCGCGGTGGACTTAAGCGGGCGTCCCTACTTATCTTTTGACGGAGAGTTTACCAAGGATAGGTTAGGGGAGTTGGACACAGAGATGATACGGGAATTCTTTTATGCGGTCTCTTACGCCTGTGGTATGAATCTTCACATCAAGGTTTTGACTCCTGGTAATAACCACCACATGGCAGAAGCCATGTTTAAGAGTTTTGCCAAAGCGCTGGACGCGGCAACTGTAAAGGACGAACGGATTACAGATGTCCTCTCCACCAAGGGCAGTCTGGAATAA
- the hisG gene encoding ATP phosphoribosyltransferase, which translates to MRYLTFALGKGRLASKTLETFEKIGITCEEMKDKSSRKLIFVNEDLKLRFFLAKGPDVPTYVEYGAADIGIVGKDTILEENRKLFEVLDLGFGACKMCVCGPKSALKYLEGGQQIRVATKYPNIAKDYFYNQKHRTVEIIKLNGSIELAPIVGLSEVIVDIVETGSTLRENGLQVLEEICPLSARMVVNRVSMKMEDERIRRLIADLKSVL; encoded by the coding sequence ATGAGATATCTGACATTTGCACTTGGAAAAGGCCGATTGGCCAGCAAGACGCTGGAGACTTTCGAAAAGATTGGGATTACCTGTGAGGAGATGAAAGATAAATCCTCAAGAAAATTGATTTTTGTAAACGAAGATTTGAAGTTGAGATTCTTTCTGGCAAAAGGGCCTGATGTTCCCACCTATGTGGAGTACGGTGCCGCCGATATCGGAATTGTCGGAAAGGACACGATTTTGGAGGAGAATCGAAAGCTTTTTGAAGTCCTTGACCTGGGTTTTGGAGCCTGCAAAATGTGTGTCTGTGGACCTAAGAGCGCCTTGAAATATCTGGAAGGCGGACAGCAAATCCGGGTAGCCACCAAATATCCCAACATTGCCAAAGACTATTTCTATAATCAAAAACATCGGACTGTGGAGATTATAAAGCTGAACGGTTCCATTGAACTGGCGCCCATCGTAGGACTTTCTGAGGTGATTGTAGATATCGTGGAGACTGGGAGTACCCTCCGGGAAAATGGTCTTCAAGTTTTGGAGGAAATTTGCCCTCTGTCCGCGCGTATGGTAGTGAACCGTGTGAGTATGAAAATGGAAGACGAAAGGATACGCAGACTGATCGCGGACCTGAAGTCCGTGTTATAG
- the hisD gene encoding histidinol dehydrogenase, protein MKTVRLNQETIASLLDDLLKRSPNSYGKYENAVAEIISNVRSKKDEALFAYTEKFDHAKITDKTVQVTQQEIDEAYERVEPALLEVIQKALVNIRSYHEKQKRQSWFCSDEKGTMLGQKILPLQRVGVYVPGGKAVYPSSVLMNVLPAKVAGVEKIIMTTPPGKDGSLNPSTLVAAKEAGVDTIYKVGGAQAIAALAYGTQSIPKVDKIVGPGNIFVALAKKAVYGQVGIDSIAGPSEILVLADDTANPRYVAADLLSQAEHDELASAILITTSEKLARQAKEQISEFLKVLSRREIIEKSLDHFGYILLADTMEEAIEAANAIASEHMEILTENPFEVMTKIRNAGAIFIGESSCEPLGDYFAGPNHVLPTNGTAKFFSPLGVDDFVKKSSVIYYSREALHEIHRDIIQFANCEQLTAHANSIAVRFEKEEKQ, encoded by the coding sequence GTGAAAACAGTGAGATTAAACCAAGAGACCATTGCATCCCTCTTGGATGACCTTCTAAAGAGGAGCCCCAACAGTTATGGGAAGTATGAGAATGCGGTGGCTGAAATTATATCCAATGTCCGCAGCAAAAAAGACGAAGCACTTTTTGCTTACACAGAAAAATTCGATCATGCGAAGATCACCGACAAGACTGTGCAGGTAACACAGCAGGAGATTGATGAGGCTTATGAGCGTGTGGAACCTGCTTTGCTAGAAGTAATCCAAAAGGCATTGGTAAACATTCGAAGCTACCATGAAAAGCAAAAACGCCAGAGCTGGTTTTGCAGCGACGAAAAAGGGACTATGTTGGGGCAGAAAATCCTTCCACTGCAAAGAGTCGGAGTCTACGTGCCTGGAGGAAAGGCGGTCTATCCTTCTTCCGTGCTGATGAACGTGCTGCCCGCTAAGGTAGCCGGGGTGGAAAAAATCATCATGACTACGCCTCCTGGGAAAGATGGAAGCTTAAATCCTTCCACCTTAGTGGCAGCAAAAGAAGCAGGAGTAGACACCATCTATAAAGTGGGAGGTGCCCAAGCTATCGCTGCTTTGGCCTACGGTACGCAATCTATTCCCAAAGTAGACAAAATCGTGGGACCCGGCAATATCTTTGTGGCTTTGGCGAAAAAAGCTGTCTATGGACAGGTGGGAATCGACTCTATAGCCGGCCCCAGTGAAATTCTGGTTTTAGCAGATGACACGGCGAATCCCAGGTATGTGGCCGCGGACTTGCTCTCCCAGGCAGAACATGATGAGCTGGCCTCTGCCATTTTGATTACCACCAGCGAGAAACTAGCCAGACAGGCAAAAGAACAGATTTCTGAATTTCTAAAAGTACTCTCCCGCAGGGAGATCATCGAGAAATCTCTGGATCATTTTGGATATATTCTCCTGGCGGACACTATGGAGGAAGCCATTGAAGCAGCCAATGCTATCGCCTCGGAACACATGGAAATCCTCACAGAAAATCCCTTTGAGGTGATGACAAAGATTCGTAATGCAGGCGCTATTTTTATTGGAGAGAGTAGTTGTGAGCCGTTAGGTGACTACTTTGCTGGTCCCAATCACGTACTGCCTACCAATGGAACTGCGAAATTTTTCTCTCCATTAGGTGTCGATGATTTTGTTAAAAAATCCAGCGTGATCTACTATTCCAGGGAAGCACTACATGAGATTCACCGTGATATTATTCAGTTTGCTAACTGCGAACAGCTGACTGCTCATGCAAATTCCATTGCTGTCCGATTTGAAAAGGAGGAGAAACAATGA